GCCCGCGCCTCAGCAAGCGAAGAAGCCCACAGTTCACCGCTCCATAAGCCGGAAGTCCAGCTAATAACAGTACTGTAGCTATAGATAAACTTTGAATTAGAGCCAAAAACTTCATAATTAACTCCTCCAAAATCTCAAACTTTTTTTACTTTTTTAACCGAACTGTATTGATTGTGTCCCACTGTTTCAGACACAACTCAACAGATTTTTTTGCCCTCAAAAATCCTGGAAATTAGCAGCCATTTGATTCACAGCTTAATCTGTTTTGATGAGCGTTGTAGTCGAGCAAAAACTTGAAAATCTACTAATATTGCACCTTCTTCTTTTGCTTTCTTAAAAAGGCTCCAAATCCTCCAGCTAGAACTAAGCCAAAAACGCTTGAGGGTTCAGGAACTGGCTGTAGCTCAAACTCCGTGATTCCGCTGAATTGATCCGTAACATCTGTGCCGTTTGCATCAATTGCAGATATTACGCCAACCACCCAATCGGCTTTTCCATCATTGTTCAGCTGAGAGCTTAAGGTTATAGTGATATCATCTAGCTTGTAGTTAAAGTTTGGGGGTAACCCTGGAGGGCCACTACGAATTACTATTAGGGTGGTTAAACCTGTATTAGGATCAACACTAGCTTCCTAGGAAAAATCAGGGAAAAACTGTGCATAATCATCAGCACGCTCAGAATTCAACCCACTAATCTCATTAAAATCGGGAACTGCCAA
Above is a window of Nostoc sp. UHCC 0702 DNA encoding:
- a CDS encoding PEP-CTERM sorting domain-containing protein; the protein is MVGVISAIDANGTDVTDQFSGITEFELQPVPEPSSVFGLVLAGGFGAFLRKQKKKVQY